The following are from one region of the Chloracidobacterium sp. genome:
- a CDS encoding tail fiber domain-containing protein, translated as MKELLRTIIIAACAAAVSAQTTEFTFQGKLLDGGSPASIQYDLRFRLFDSQFGGNQVGSTLNIANVQPIAGIFTVTLDFGAASLSGEDRWIEVGISTAAANDYVTLTPRQKLLSSPFAVQALQAATSVNANFASQALDSSNLGGIAATQYVRTDDPRMADQRDPLPGSGSYIQNQSGNQQTASFEINGTGRASGFDVSTAYRILGNPVLSAPGLSNLVVGLNSGGNITSGNQNLFLGMSSGSTLNSGNRNTFAGFFSGQNTASGDDNSFFGVQSGRENTTGSRNTFNGRLSGFINSTGSDNAFFGYGAGAANTTGSNNTVVGAFASTGSNTRMFGTAIGSYATVSDDDTIVLGKSAGTYDGIPRPADTVVVPGLLNVAGSFEAPVVRAGIQFNIGVSRILHSPGSNLFVGRSTGTNFVSGSFNTIVGGTAGNSLANGSSNSFFGNSAGFQNHGSDNSFFGMAAGQLNQSGVANSFFGKEAGVANLTGNSNAFFGNGTGVGNTTGSNNTLVGSAANVAADGLSFATAIGAGASVNASNSVVLGRSADTVRVPGSLFVTSTINASSVSSFSITSNSISTSSITTGTATATTVGVGTSSPTRTLHVNGEMLSFGNQAGYFLSDRETPTSQWRLYSSGFTARLSLGGTDRLAVTPNGILSVQNLDSATSTHVCWNTSTGNFSFCSSSRRYKRDVKDFRTGLSIVRQLRPVTFDWIVSGDRDLGFIAEETAKIEPLLTFKNKDGDIEGVNYGRMSAVFVNAIKEQQEQIEIQARQIRELTRLVCSVLPSADVCSVKEEKK; from the coding sequence ATGAAGGAGCTATTGCGAACGATAATCATTGCGGCATGTGCAGCAGCGGTATCCGCTCAAACTACCGAATTCACCTTTCAAGGAAAGCTTCTTGACGGTGGTTCGCCAGCAAGTATTCAATACGACCTTAGATTTCGGCTCTTTGACTCACAGTTCGGCGGCAATCAGGTCGGTTCAACTCTTAATATAGCGAATGTCCAGCCGATCGCCGGAATATTCACGGTTACCCTCGATTTTGGAGCCGCATCCTTGTCTGGCGAGGATAGGTGGATCGAGGTTGGCATAAGCACAGCTGCCGCGAACGACTATGTCACCCTGACGCCACGTCAGAAGTTGCTATCGTCGCCCTTTGCGGTGCAGGCCCTTCAAGCCGCGACTTCGGTCAATGCGAATTTCGCAAGTCAGGCACTCGATTCATCGAACCTCGGGGGCATTGCGGCAACCCAATATGTGCGTACCGATGATCCAAGAATGGCCGATCAGCGAGATCCGCTACCTGGTAGCGGTAGCTATATTCAAAACCAGTCCGGGAATCAGCAAACCGCGAGTTTTGAAATAAACGGAACCGGACGAGCCTCGGGTTTTGACGTGTCAACGGCGTACCGAATTCTAGGGAATCCCGTTCTTTCTGCACCTGGTCTTTCGAATCTGGTGGTCGGCCTTAATTCCGGGGGGAATATAACGTCCGGAAACCAGAACCTCTTTTTAGGGATGTCGTCAGGCAGCACTTTGAACAGCGGAAATAGAAACACTTTCGCCGGCTTCTTTTCGGGACAGAATACAGCATCCGGAGACGATAACAGCTTTTTCGGAGTTCAATCGGGTCGCGAAAATACGACGGGTAGCCGAAATACATTTAATGGCAGACTTTCCGGATTCATCAACTCGACGGGCAGCGACAACGCATTCTTCGGATATGGGGCCGGAGCGGCGAATACAACCGGGAGCAATAATACTGTTGTAGGGGCATTCGCGTCCACCGGCTCAAATACGCGCATGTTCGGGACCGCGATCGGCTCGTACGCCACAGTCTCAGACGATGACACTATCGTGCTTGGGAAGTCCGCCGGGACATACGATGGGATTCCGCGGCCGGCCGACACTGTGGTTGTACCCGGGTTGCTAAACGTCGCCGGCAGTTTTGAGGCTCCGGTCGTAAGAGCCGGGATCCAATTCAATATCGGCGTCAGTAGAATTTTGCATAGTCCGGGGTCTAACCTTTTTGTGGGGCGTTCCACCGGGACCAATTTCGTTTCAGGGTCGTTTAATACGATAGTCGGCGGAACGGCAGGAAACAGTCTAGCAAACGGCAGTTCAAACTCGTTCTTCGGAAACTCGGCGGGTTTTCAGAATCACGGTTCAGACAATTCCTTTTTCGGTATGGCAGCCGGTCAACTAAATCAATCCGGGGTTGCCAACTCATTCTTCGGCAAAGAGGCCGGTGTTGCAAATCTCACCGGAAACAGCAACGCGTTCTTCGGTAACGGAACCGGTGTAGGCAATACGACCGGAAGCAACAACACGTTGGTCGGAAGCGCAGCAAACGTGGCCGCTGATGGCCTGTCGTTTGCAACAGCGATCGGGGCCGGGGCGTCTGTGAATGCAAGCAATTCGGTTGTACTTGGACGTTCGGCCGACACAGTTCGTGTGCCAGGCTCCCTATTCGTGACAAGCACGATCAATGCGAGTTCGGTCTCATCATTTTCGATCACGTCCAATTCGATCTCTACCAGCTCAATAACGACGGGTACGGCCACGGCCACGACTGTCGGGGTCGGTACCAGCAGCCCAACCAGAACCCTCCATGTCAACGGTGAAATGCTTTCATTCGGTAACCAAGCAGGTTATTTCCTTTCCGATCGGGAAACACCAACGTCGCAATGGCGTCTTTATTCCTCCGGTTTCACAGCCCGATTGAGCCTCGGGGGCACGGACCGGCTTGCGGTTACGCCAAACGGTATACTCTCAGTACAAAACCTCGATTCCGCGACGAGCACCCATGTTTGTTGGAATACTTCGACCGGGAACTTTTCATTCTGCTCGTCCTCGCGGAGGTATAAAAGGGACGTTAAAGATTTTCGTACCGGTCTGAGCATTGTCCGTCAGCTGCGTCCAGTCACGTTTGATTGGATCGTTTCGGGCGACCGGGATCTGGGGTTTATTGCCGAGGAAACTGCGAAGATCGAACCGCTTTTGACGTTCAAGAACAAAGATGGGGATATCGAGGGTGTGAATTATGGCAGGATGTCCG